In Coccidioides posadasii str. Silveira chromosome 4, complete sequence, one genomic interval encodes:
- a CDS encoding uncharacterized protein (SECRETED:SignalP(1-20)~EggNog:ENOG410Q5B3), with protein MHALSALTVALAAFSSSTLAAICHHEPKGENCMSKDDAKRAVAAYCRGHFHRNCVSWRKVEGTEGGVGYVAQNGKFKNEDLCVKAGLLIVEQCYGIAAGGSRTRRFSALDFRYCEW; from the coding sequence ATGCACGCCCTCTCCGCCCTCACCGTAGCGCTGGCGGCCTTTTCGTCCAGCACCCTTGCTGCAATATGCCACCACGAGCCAAAAGGTGAAAATTGCATGAGCAAAGATGATGCAAAGAGAGCCGTCGCGGCTTACTGCCGTGGTCACTTTCACAGGAACTGTGTCAGTTGGAGGAAAGTCGAGGGCACTGAGGGAGGCGTCGGATACGTTGCCCAAAACGGTAAATTCAAGAATGAAGATCTGTGCGTTAAGGCTGGTCTGTTAATTGTCGAACAATGTTATGGAATTGCGGCCGGTGGTTCTCGGACACGCAGGTTTTCTGCTCTCGACTTCAGGTACTGCGAGTGGTGA